The following proteins come from a genomic window of Flavobacteriaceae bacterium MAR_2010_188:
- a CDS encoding methionine synthase (B12-dependent), whose amino-acid sequence MKMKENQNNEAKNQKPKTKNDNPATKTQKPLILSGLEPLIVTRESNFINIGERTNVTGSRKFLRLIKDENYLEAVEVARDQVDGGAQILDVNMDEGMLDGVEAMTTFLNLIASEPDISRIPVMIDSSKWEIIEAGLKVVQGKGVVNSISLKGGEDEFLRQARLVKRYGAAVIVMAFDEDGQADNYERRIEICKRSYDLLVEKINFPAEDIIFDPNIFPVATGMDEHRNNALDFFKATKWIKENLPHANVSGGVSNVSFSFRGNNVVREAMHSAFLYHGIKHGMTMGIVNPTMLEIYDEIPKELLTLVEDVLLNRREDSTERLLDYADTVKDSGNRKEEQVLEWRNEELQDRITHALVKGIDSHIIEDVEEARQTFSRPIEVIEGPLMIGMNVVGDLFGSGKMFLPQVVKSARVMKKAVAYLQPFIEAEKDGKVEYAGKVLMATVKGDVHDIGKNIVSVVLGCNNYEIIDLGVMVPPEKIIEAAMRENVDIIGLSGLITPSLDEMVYVSKEMEKKNFNVPLLIGGATTSKAHTSVKIAPNYSHSVVHVNDASRAVTVVGNLLQKDNKVYKELIRAEYEAFSQQFLKRGKRKEFQTIEGARNNKFKIDWNKSEITKPSSMGITVIEDLELNKLKDFIDWSPFFRSWDLHGKYPEILTDEVVGSQATELFADAQELLNRILDEKLLKAKGIFGLFKANSVDDDDIEVTTDSEIFKFLTLRQQLKKRDGLKNFALSDFIAPKSSGIEDYIGCFCVSTGFGTDKLAKQFEKDNDDYNSIMIKALADRLAEAFAEYLHKEIRINYWAYNTNENLSNDDLIKENYKGIRPAPGYPACPDHLEKKTIWDILKVEENIGVQLTESLAMWPAASVSGYYFANEEAKYFGLGKITEDQLVDYSKRRGISLDEARKWLSPNLADD is encoded by the coding sequence ATGAAGATGAAAGAAAACCAGAATAACGAAGCCAAAAACCAAAAACCAAAAACCAAAAACGATAATCCAGCAACCAAAACCCAAAAACCTCTCATCCTTTCCGGCCTAGAACCTCTAATAGTTACTAGGGAAAGCAACTTTATAAATATAGGTGAACGTACCAATGTCACCGGTTCCCGTAAGTTTTTGAGATTGATCAAAGATGAAAATTACCTAGAAGCGGTTGAAGTGGCAAGGGACCAAGTTGATGGTGGCGCGCAGATTTTGGATGTGAATATGGACGAAGGAATGCTCGATGGTGTAGAAGCTATGACCACGTTTCTGAATCTCATCGCATCCGAACCTGATATTTCTCGTATTCCCGTGATGATCGACAGTTCTAAATGGGAAATCATTGAGGCCGGATTAAAGGTTGTCCAAGGTAAAGGTGTTGTGAATTCCATTAGTTTGAAAGGTGGTGAAGATGAATTTTTACGTCAAGCCCGACTGGTAAAGAGGTACGGAGCGGCGGTTATTGTCATGGCCTTCGATGAAGATGGTCAAGCTGATAATTATGAGCGTCGAATAGAAATCTGCAAAAGATCTTATGATTTGCTAGTTGAAAAAATAAATTTTCCGGCAGAGGATATCATTTTTGACCCAAACATTTTTCCTGTAGCTACGGGAATGGACGAACATCGAAATAATGCGCTGGATTTCTTCAAGGCAACAAAATGGATCAAAGAAAATCTTCCTCATGCCAATGTTTCTGGTGGAGTGAGCAACGTTTCATTTTCGTTTAGAGGAAATAATGTGGTGCGGGAAGCAATGCATTCCGCCTTTCTTTATCATGGAATAAAACATGGGATGACCATGGGTATCGTTAATCCAACGATGCTAGAAATTTATGACGAAATCCCCAAAGAATTATTGACATTGGTAGAAGATGTTCTTTTGAACAGACGAGAAGATTCAACTGAAAGGTTGCTCGACTATGCCGATACGGTGAAAGATTCGGGTAACAGAAAAGAAGAACAGGTTTTAGAATGGCGAAATGAAGAACTTCAAGATAGAATTACCCATGCGTTGGTAAAAGGAATCGATTCCCATATAATTGAGGATGTTGAGGAAGCAAGACAAACGTTTTCACGCCCGATAGAAGTGATTGAAGGCCCTTTGATGATTGGGATGAACGTAGTTGGCGACTTATTTGGAAGCGGAAAAATGTTTTTACCCCAAGTTGTAAAATCGGCAAGGGTCATGAAGAAAGCCGTGGCTTATCTTCAACCTTTTATTGAAGCTGAAAAAGACGGTAAAGTTGAATATGCGGGCAAAGTATTAATGGCAACCGTAAAGGGAGATGTGCACGACATTGGGAAAAATATTGTGAGTGTTGTTCTTGGATGTAACAATTATGAAATTATTGACCTTGGAGTTATGGTTCCGCCAGAAAAAATCATTGAGGCTGCCATGAGAGAAAACGTGGATATTATTGGTCTAAGCGGACTTATAACACCGTCGTTAGATGAAATGGTTTACGTTTCCAAAGAGATGGAAAAGAAAAATTTTAATGTTCCTTTATTGATTGGAGGCGCTACCACTTCCAAAGCGCATACTTCGGTAAAAATCGCACCAAATTATTCGCATAGTGTGGTTCATGTTAACGATGCTTCTAGAGCGGTGACTGTGGTTGGGAATCTACTTCAAAAGGATAACAAGGTTTATAAAGAACTAATTCGGGCAGAATATGAAGCCTTTAGCCAACAGTTTTTAAAACGCGGTAAAAGGAAAGAGTTTCAAACGATTGAAGGAGCGCGTAATAATAAATTCAAGATAGATTGGAATAAATCAGAAATCACTAAACCTTCGTCAATGGGGATTACGGTGATTGAAGACTTAGAACTTAATAAATTGAAGGATTTTATCGATTGGAGCCCATTTTTTAGAAGTTGGGACCTTCATGGTAAATATCCAGAGATTCTGACCGATGAAGTTGTCGGCTCTCAGGCGACGGAACTTTTTGCTGACGCACAAGAATTGCTAAACCGGATTTTGGATGAAAAACTTTTAAAAGCAAAGGGAATCTTTGGACTTTTCAAAGCAAATTCCGTTGATGACGACGATATAGAAGTTACAACGGATTCGGAAATATTCAAATTTTTGACCTTACGCCAACAGCTTAAAAAACGTGATGGGTTGAAGAATTTTGCGCTATCAGATTTTATCGCACCAAAAAGTTCAGGCATCGAAGATTATATAGGATGTTTCTGTGTTTCGACCGGTTTCGGTACGGACAAGCTTGCGAAACAGTTTGAAAAGGATAATGACGATTATAATTCTATCATGATCAAGGCATTGGCCGATCGTTTAGCCGAAGCCTTTGCCGAATATCTGCATAAGGAAATCAGAATAAATTACTGGGCTTATAATACCAACGAGAACTTGTCTAATGACGATTTGATCAAGGAAAACTATAAAGGAATTAGGCCGGCGCCGGGTTATCCTGCCTGTCCTGATCACTTAGAGAAAAAAACGATTTGGGACATTCTTAAAGTTGAAGAAAATATTGGTGTTCAATTAACCGAAAGTTTGGCAATGTGGCCAGCGGCCAGTGTTAGTGGTTATTATTTCGCTAACGAAGAAGCAAAATATTTTGGTTTAGGAAAAATAACCGAAGACCAATTGGTCGATTATTCAAAACGTAGAGGAATTTCCTTGGATGAAGCCAGAAAATGGTTAAGCCCAAATTTGGCAGATGATTAA
- a CDS encoding precorrin-2 dehydrogenase / sirohydrochlorin ferrochelatase gives METTTNKEVSAHATTIERNNLYPIFLKVKNLNFLIVGGGNVAEEKLHFLLKSSPDANVTMIAPMFRAETLHLAKEYKVEIIEDYYHSSNLEKKHIVVATTDNPEVNVQIYKDCRERSILVNVADNPPYCDFYMGGIVTKGNVKVAISTNGKSPTTAKRLRQFFEEVLPENIDDLVINLNTYRKTIAGNFEEKVEKLNEFTKGLIS, from the coding sequence ATGGAAACAACTACAAACAAAGAGGTTTCTGCTCACGCAACAACGATTGAAAGGAACAATCTATACCCGATTTTCTTAAAAGTAAAAAACTTAAATTTTCTGATTGTTGGCGGTGGAAATGTGGCTGAAGAAAAGCTTCACTTTCTCCTAAAATCAAGCCCGGATGCAAATGTCACAATGATAGCACCCATGTTTCGAGCTGAAACCTTGCATCTTGCTAAAGAATATAAGGTGGAGATTATTGAAGATTACTATCACTCTTCAAACCTAGAAAAAAAACATATTGTGGTTGCGACGACGGATAATCCAGAGGTGAATGTTCAAATTTATAAGGATTGTAGAGAGCGAAGTATTTTGGTGAATGTGGCTGATAATCCGCCATACTGTGATTTCTATATGGGTGGGATTGTTACCAAAGGAAATGTAAAGGTTGCCATTTCTACCAATGGAAAATCTCCAACTACGGCAAAAAGATTGCGTCAATTTTTTGAAGAGGTTTTACCGGAAAATATCGACGATTTAGTAATCAACCTCAATACTTATAGAAAAACGATTGCAGGAAATTTTGAAGAAAAAGTTGAAAAATTGAATGAGTTCACCAAAGGTCTCATTTCTTAA
- a CDS encoding 5-methyltetrahydrofolate--homocysteine methyltransferase, which yields MSKIEQALQERILVLDGAMGTMLQRYNFSEQDYRGERFKDYPSSLKGNNDLLSLTQPKAIADVHRKYFEAGADIVETNTFSGTSVAMADYNMENLVYELNYESAKIAKQVADEFSLKNPNKPRFIAGSIGPTNKTASMSPDVNKPEFRAITFDALRIAYKEQVEALIDGGVDVLLVETIFDTLNAKAALFAIDEVKADRNLDIPIMVSGTITDASGRTLSGQTVEAFATSVSHIPLLSIGFNCALGAEQLQPYLQRLSRTTDFYTSAHPNAGLPNAFGEYDQSPEQMKVLIEEYLKDGLINIIGGCCGTTPEHIKAIAEVAASYEPRRLVYSL from the coding sequence ATGTCTAAAATAGAACAAGCTTTACAAGAACGCATTTTAGTGCTAGACGGCGCCATGGGCACCATGTTGCAGCGTTATAATTTTTCCGAGCAAGATTATAGGGGAGAACGATTTAAGGATTATCCCTCTTCCCTAAAAGGCAACAACGATTTGTTGTCCCTAACCCAACCAAAGGCAATTGCAGATGTGCATCGAAAATATTTTGAGGCCGGTGCAGATATTGTAGAAACCAATACATTTTCTGGAACTTCTGTCGCCATGGCAGATTACAATATGGAAAACTTGGTCTATGAGCTCAATTATGAGTCAGCCAAGATTGCTAAACAGGTGGCGGATGAATTCAGCTTAAAAAATCCAAACAAACCTAGATTTATTGCCGGGAGTATTGGTCCGACCAATAAAACTGCAAGTATGTCGCCAGATGTCAATAAACCAGAATTCCGTGCTATAACATTTGATGCTTTAAGGATTGCCTATAAAGAGCAGGTCGAAGCACTTATAGATGGTGGGGTCGATGTGCTTTTAGTGGAAACAATTTTTGATACGCTAAATGCAAAGGCAGCGCTTTTCGCTATTGATGAGGTGAAGGCTGATAGAAACTTGGATATTCCGATAATGGTTTCTGGGACTATTACCGATGCCTCCGGTAGAACCTTATCTGGCCAAACGGTGGAAGCTTTTGCAACCTCCGTTTCACATATCCCACTTCTTTCCATCGGATTTAATTGTGCCCTTGGTGCGGAGCAACTTCAACCATATTTACAACGCTTGTCAAGAACTACGGATTTTTATACTTCGGCCCATCCAAACGCCGGCCTACCAAATGCCTTCGGAGAATATGATCAATCACCAGAACAGATGAAGGTTCTAATTGAAGAATACTTAAAAGATGGACTCATTAATATAATTGGTGGCTGTTGCGGTACTACTCCAGAGCATATTAAGGCGATTGCGGAAGTGGCAGCCAGTTATGAACCGCGAAGATTAGTTTATAGTTTATAG
- a CDS encoding cysteine synthase B, producing MINKHTILDEIGNTPLVESQVLNPNPNVRLFFKLEGNNPGGSVKDRPAYNMIKSALDRGDIIKGDHLVEATSGNTGIALAFIANTLGLKMSLIMPENSTEERVKTMRAYGAEVILTSSDRGIEGSRDLAFKMRDKEGYILLNQFENDDNWKAHYKTTGPEIWRDTNHEVTHFVSAMGTTGTIMGVSTYLKEQNKNIQIVGAQPADGASIPGIRKWSPEYVPKIFDRSKVDKVIEVTEKEAKQMTVRLAKEEGIFAGMSSGGSVTSALKLIENLDQGVIVAIICDRGDRYLSSSLFD from the coding sequence GTGATAAATAAGCATACGATATTAGATGAAATAGGAAATACGCCTTTGGTAGAATCACAGGTTCTTAACCCCAACCCCAATGTTCGCCTATTTTTTAAGTTAGAAGGTAACAATCCGGGCGGAAGCGTTAAGGATCGGCCAGCCTATAATATGATTAAATCTGCCTTGGACCGAGGAGATATCATTAAAGGTGACCATCTTGTTGAAGCGACCAGCGGAAACACGGGAATTGCCTTGGCATTTATCGCAAATACTTTGGGACTTAAAATGTCCTTGATTATGCCGGAAAACTCTACTGAGGAGCGTGTAAAAACAATGAGAGCTTATGGGGCTGAGGTTATTTTGACGTCTTCCGATAGAGGGATTGAAGGCTCAAGAGATCTCGCTTTTAAAATGAGGGATAAAGAAGGTTATATTTTATTGAATCAGTTCGAAAATGACGATAATTGGAAGGCTCATTATAAAACAACCGGTCCTGAGATTTGGCGAGATACCAATCATGAAGTCACCCATTTTGTTTCTGCAATGGGAACGACTGGGACAATTATGGGCGTTTCAACTTATTTGAAAGAACAAAATAAGAACATTCAAATTGTCGGAGCTCAACCTGCGGATGGAGCAAGTATTCCAGGAATTAGAAAATGGTCTCCAGAATATGTTCCAAAAATCTTTGACCGTTCTAAAGTGGATAAGGTTATAGAAGTTACTGAAAAAGAAGCTAAACAAATGACAGTGAGGTTGGCGAAAGAAGAAGGGATTTTTGCGGGCATGAGTAGTGGCGGTTCCGTCACTTCTGCTTTAAAGCTTATAGAAAATTTGGACCAAGGTGTGATTGTCGCAATTATTTGTGATCGAGGAGACCGGTATCTTTCGTCAAGTTTATTCGATTGA
- a CDS encoding Putative auto-transporter adhesin, head GIN domain, with translation MLKKIFIIFILSLLFACNGENVDNCFQNSGDIITKDFEHGAFDKITVFERIELILIDGDEYKIQLETGEYLENDIDAKIEDGRLMLTNDNACNITREYGITKFYVTAPNITEIRNSSGLTVRSQNVLNYPNLTLISEDFEEEDIYHTDGPFDLNINSQSLTIVINNLSHLLLRGKVTLLNVNFYSGDARLDGRNLVAQNIKIYHRGTNDMILNPQQSITGKIVSAGDVILLTAPPIIEVEEVYTGRLILPD, from the coding sequence ATGTTGAAGAAAATTTTTATCATATTCATATTAAGCTTGCTTTTTGCCTGCAACGGCGAAAATGTGGACAATTGCTTTCAAAATTCTGGTGATATCATAACCAAGGATTTTGAGCATGGAGCGTTTGATAAAATCACGGTTTTTGAAAGGATTGAATTGATTTTGATTGATGGTGACGAATATAAAATTCAGCTGGAAACTGGTGAGTACTTAGAAAACGATATCGATGCGAAGATCGAAGATGGCCGATTGATGTTAACCAACGACAACGCTTGCAACATCACTCGTGAATACGGAATCACAAAATTCTATGTTACCGCTCCCAACATTACCGAAATCCGTAATTCTTCAGGTTTAACCGTCCGCAGTCAAAATGTTTTAAATTATCCTAACCTTACTTTGATTTCAGAGGATTTTGAAGAAGAAGATATCTACCATACCGATGGGCCTTTCGACTTAAATATCAATTCTCAAAGCCTAACTATAGTAATAAATAATCTTTCGCATCTTTTACTAAGAGGCAAGGTTACGCTGTTAAATGTGAATTTCTATTCGGGAGATGCTAGGTTAGATGGAAGGAATTTGGTTGCTCAAAATATTAAGATTTACCATCGTGGGACAAATGACATGATTTTGAATCCCCAACAGTCCATAACCGGAAAAATCGTGAGTGCAGGTGATGTAATTCTGCTAACTGCCCCGCCCATTATAGAAGTTGAAGAAGTCTATACCGGACGCTTGATCCTTCCCGATTAA
- a CDS encoding serine O-acetyltransferase codes for MNFNIRVKEKIEIFTNSLFYVLFDEDRTSELEVLQIEFIQIYETLKVDCGQQVWKKFCDQIEDIKAEIDLDAKAIEANDPAAKSLNEVYLSYPGFYAIAIYRLSNALLRLDVPLIPRLMSEFAHGKTGIDIHPGATIGESFFIDHGTGVVIGETSIIKDNVKIYQGVTLGGIQIKKELSNKKRHPTIEENVTIYANATILGGDIVIGKNSIIGANVWITESIPENSVVSYKTEIKISQRRSDK; via the coding sequence ATGAATTTCAATATCCGGGTTAAAGAAAAGATTGAAATATTTACCAATAGTTTGTTCTATGTGCTTTTCGATGAAGATAGAACAAGCGAGCTTGAAGTTCTTCAAATTGAATTCATACAGATTTACGAAACACTAAAAGTAGATTGTGGTCAGCAAGTTTGGAAAAAATTCTGCGATCAAATAGAAGATATAAAAGCTGAAATAGATTTAGATGCAAAGGCAATCGAGGCGAATGACCCAGCCGCCAAGAGTCTAAATGAAGTTTATTTGTCATATCCAGGTTTCTACGCCATCGCAATCTATAGACTGAGCAATGCCCTTTTAAGATTGGATGTTCCTCTTATTCCGAGGTTAATGAGCGAGTTTGCTCATGGCAAAACAGGAATTGATATCCACCCAGGAGCAACCATAGGAGAGTCATTTTTTATTGATCACGGCACAGGCGTTGTAATTGGGGAAACTTCGATTATAAAGGATAATGTGAAGATTTATCAAGGCGTGACTTTGGGTGGAATTCAAATTAAAAAAGAGTTATCCAATAAAAAAAGACATCCTACCATCGAAGAGAATGTCACCATCTACGCAAACGCTACAATTCTTGGCGGCGATATCGTTATTGGAAAAAACAGCATCATTGGAGCCAACGTTTGGATTACCGAATCAATTCCCGAAAATTCAGTAGTATCCTATAAAACTGAAATTAAAATAAGTCAAAGAAGAAGTGATAAATAA
- a CDS encoding Lipid A 3-O-deacylase (PagL), producing MKHFLLSLCCLLGIFGFAQDKTNFTNIDVNYFYGTILEHNPDIAHLITDHPTGFILSYNRKNYGFKDWESRFNYPDYGVSFTYQNLQNDYLGENYGLYAHYNFYFFNRKLMTRIGQGIAYATNPYDKYDNFINNAYGSRLLSSTYVMVNYKKEKIYKGLGLQAGFSIIHYSNANFKAPNNSTNTFVFNIGANYLLDYENEPEYIPSTEEKKFTESIHYNFAFRAGLNESDVVNSGQFPLFTLSAYADKRINRKSALQFGADAFFATFLKELIYYKSVAFPEENVSGDEDWKRFGLFVGHELFINKLSFITQVGYYVYYPYDFEGRVYNRIGLKRYVGDTFYGAVTVKSHGAKAEGVEFGIGVRL from the coding sequence ATGAAGCACTTCTTACTTAGTCTTTGTTGCCTTTTAGGAATTTTTGGTTTTGCACAGGACAAGACCAATTTCACCAACATCGATGTTAACTATTTCTACGGCACTATATTAGAGCACAATCCAGATATTGCTCATTTAATTACGGACCATCCAACCGGGTTCATTTTAAGCTATAATCGCAAAAATTACGGCTTTAAGGATTGGGAAAGTCGCTTTAACTATCCGGATTACGGAGTTTCGTTCACCTATCAAAATCTTCAAAATGATTATTTAGGTGAAAATTACGGTTTGTACGCTCACTATAATTTCTACTTTTTCAATCGAAAATTGATGACGCGCATCGGACAGGGGATTGCTTATGCTACAAACCCTTATGATAAATACGACAACTTCATCAACAATGCATACGGCTCTCGATTGTTGAGTTCAACTTATGTAATGGTCAATTACAAAAAGGAAAAAATATATAAAGGCTTAGGTCTTCAGGCTGGATTTTCTATTATTCATTATAGCAATGCCAATTTTAAAGCTCCTAATAATTCTACCAATACATTTGTGTTTAATATTGGGGCCAATTATTTGTTGGATTACGAAAACGAACCGGAGTATATTCCATCAACCGAAGAGAAGAAATTTACAGAATCCATCCATTATAATTTCGCATTTAGAGCGGGTTTAAATGAAAGTGACGTTGTTAATTCTGGGCAATTTCCTTTATTCACACTTTCTGCCTACGCTGATAAAAGAATCAATAGAAAGTCGGCTCTACAATTTGGTGCCGATGCGTTTTTTGCAACTTTTTTAAAGGAATTGATATATTATAAGTCAGTTGCTTTCCCAGAAGAGAATGTTTCTGGGGACGAAGACTGGAAACGTTTTGGACTATTTGTGGGCCACGAACTTTTCATCAATAAACTATCCTTTATTACGCAAGTTGGTTACTATGTCTATTATCCATATGATTTTGAAGGACGGGTCTATAATAGGATTGGTCTAAAAAGGTACGTCGGAGATACATTTTATGGCGCTGTGACCGTTAAGTCGCATGGCGCAAAGGCAGAAGGTGTAGAATTTGGAATTGGAGTTAGGTTGTGA
- a CDS encoding four helix bundle protein: MKSYNELEVWKDSRALCGLIYKISSGFPNEEIYGLTSQIRRCSVSIPSNIAEGCGRSTPKGTLNFLYISRGSLFELETQIYIAYDLNYISVEVLENLLSKILSCKKLLNGFIKYYTGL; this comes from the coding sequence ATGAAATCGTACAATGAATTAGAAGTGTGGAAGGATTCTCGGGCTTTATGTGGATTGATTTACAAGATATCCTCGGGATTTCCTAATGAAGAAATTTATGGGCTTACTAGTCAGATTAGAAGATGCTCTGTGTCTATACCGTCAAATATAGCTGAAGGTTGCGGTAGAAGTACACCAAAAGGCACATTGAATTTCTTATACATATCCAGAGGTTCTTTATTCGAACTTGAAACTCAAATCTATATAGCATATGACTTAAATTATATATCTGTCGAAGTTTTAGAAAATCTTTTGTCAAAAATATTAAGTTGTAAAAAGTTGTTGAATGGATTTATTAAATATTATACAGGATTATGA
- a CDS encoding 5,10-methylenetetrahydrofolate reductase (NAD(P)) produces the protein MKVTDHIKKANGKTLFSFEIIPPKKGKNIKELYDNIDPLMEFKPPFIDVTTSREEYIYIEKEGLLDRKITRMRPGTVGICAAIKHKYDVDTVPHVLCGGFSREETEYLLVDCHYLGLDNVMALRGDAMPHQKYFQPTQGGHCYAVELVDQIKNLNKGQYLHNVVEVDDKSNFCIGVAGYPEKHIEAPSINSDLKRLKQKVDAGADYVVTQMFFDNKDYFNFVEKAKEAGINVPIIPGIKPFATKSHLQLLPQVFKIDLPEALIAEVEKCTTNKQVREVGVEWCITQSKELLAAGVPVLHYYSMGKSDNIKAIASSVF, from the coding sequence ATGAAAGTAACAGACCATATAAAAAAAGCAAACGGTAAGACCTTGTTTTCTTTTGAAATAATTCCACCTAAAAAAGGTAAAAATATTAAGGAACTTTACGATAATATTGATCCTTTAATGGAATTTAAACCGCCGTTTATTGATGTTACAACTTCGCGTGAAGAATACATTTACATCGAAAAAGAAGGCTTATTGGATCGCAAGATTACCAGAATGAGGCCCGGTACCGTTGGTATCTGTGCGGCGATAAAACATAAATATGATGTAGACACGGTACCTCATGTGTTATGCGGGGGTTTCAGCCGTGAAGAAACTGAATATCTCTTGGTAGATTGTCATTATTTGGGGTTAGATAACGTGATGGCATTACGAGGTGATGCGATGCCCCATCAAAAATATTTTCAACCAACCCAAGGCGGCCATTGTTATGCAGTAGAATTGGTAGACCAGATAAAAAATCTTAATAAGGGTCAATACCTTCATAATGTAGTTGAGGTAGATGATAAATCTAATTTTTGTATAGGTGTGGCTGGTTATCCTGAAAAGCATATTGAAGCGCCTTCTATAAATTCAGATTTAAAAAGATTAAAGCAAAAAGTAGACGCTGGTGCAGATTATGTGGTTACCCAGATGTTTTTTGATAACAAGGATTATTTCAATTTTGTTGAAAAGGCCAAGGAGGCAGGAATCAATGTGCCTATAATTCCGGGGATTAAACCTTTTGCTACAAAGAGTCATCTTCAACTTTTACCTCAAGTTTTCAAGATAGATTTACCAGAAGCTCTTATCGCCGAAGTAGAAAAATGCACCACTAACAAACAAGTTAGGGAAGTTGGTGTAGAATGGTGTATCACACAATCCAAAGAATTACTAGCTGCTGGCGTGCCGGTATTGCATTATTATTCGATGGGAAAGAGCGACAATATTAAAGCGATCGCATCTTCGGTCTTTTAA
- a CDS encoding thioredoxin reductase (NADPH): protein MIKTDILIIGAGPTGLFTVFEAGLLELNCHLIDALPQPGGQCSEIYPKKPIYDIPGFPEILAGDLVRNLLEQSKQFKPGFTLGERAETIEKLGDGSFVVTTNKGTRHNAPVVAIAGGLGSFEPRKPIIENLQKFEDNGVNYIIKDPEVYRNKKVVISGGGDSALDWSIFLSKIASEVTLVHRRNEFRGALDSVEKVQELKLLGKINLITPGEVTALHGANSLEAITITQEDKSYELEADAFIPLFGLSPKLGPICDWGLDIEKNAIKVNTVDYQTNIPGIFAIGDVNTYDGKLKLILCGFHEATLMCQSAYKIINPGKRYVLKYTTVSGVDGFDGSRKEAPKSVVQAI from the coding sequence ATGATTAAAACTGATATACTTATAATCGGTGCAGGTCCAACCGGGCTTTTCACCGTTTTTGAAGCAGGCTTGCTTGAATTAAATTGTCATCTTATCGATGCTTTGCCTCAGCCAGGCGGGCAATGTTCTGAAATCTATCCTAAAAAACCAATTTACGATATACCTGGATTTCCAGAGATTCTTGCAGGTGATTTGGTGCGGAACTTATTGGAACAGTCTAAGCAATTTAAGCCAGGATTTACTTTGGGCGAAAGAGCCGAAACTATTGAAAAACTGGGAGACGGCAGTTTCGTTGTAACTACCAATAAAGGAACTCGGCATAATGCCCCGGTCGTAGCAATTGCAGGCGGTCTTGGCTCATTTGAACCTAGAAAACCTATTATTGAAAATCTTCAAAAGTTTGAAGATAACGGCGTAAACTATATTATTAAAGATCCAGAAGTTTATCGCAATAAGAAAGTGGTTATTTCTGGTGGCGGCGATTCTGCCTTAGATTGGAGCATTTTTCTTTCAAAAATAGCATCGGAAGTTACGCTTGTTCACAGAAGAAATGAATTTAGAGGCGCTTTAGATTCAGTAGAGAAAGTGCAAGAACTTAAATTACTAGGAAAAATTAACCTTATCACACCTGGGGAAGTTACCGCCCTACATGGCGCAAATTCATTGGAAGCGATTACCATTACTCAGGAAGACAAATCATACGAGTTAGAGGCAGATGCTTTTATTCCGTTGTTTGGTCTTTCTCCAAAACTTGGTCCAATCTGCGATTGGGGGCTAGATATTGAAAAAAACGCGATTAAGGTGAATACGGTGGATTATCAAACCAACATTCCAGGAATATTTGCCATCGGAGACGTTAATACCTATGACGGCAAATTAAAACTCATTTTATGTGGTTTTCATGAAGCAACCCTAATGTGCCAATCAGCTTATAAAATCATAAACCCAGGTAAGAGGTATGTATTAAAATATACCACGGTTTCCGGTGTAGATGGTTTTGATGGCAGCCGTAAGGAAGCTCCAAAATCTGTGGTTCAGGCGATTTAG